One window from the genome of Micromonospora aurantiaca ATCC 27029 encodes:
- a CDS encoding FAD-dependent oxidoreductase, with protein sequence MSERDEIAVVGAGLAGCLLACYLARRGYPVALYERRPDPRTGTAERGRSINLALSERGLDALRRIGLEDEVMADALPMRGRMIHPVEGEPEFQSYSGSGDRAINSISRGALNNALLDAAAALPNVRVAFDHRLVGLDPLGGEMTFETPQGKVTATASVVLGADGAGSAVRGQLLAYGGLTESLDFLDYGYKELTIPPLGGEFALDPGALHIWPRGTSMMIALPNPDRSFTCTLFWPTHGTRSFASLSSPAAIEQFFATHYPDLVPLAPNLVDDYQHNPVGVLGTVRCTPWQVAGRVGLIGDAAHAIVPFYGQGANCAFEDVVELDRCLDECDDEWAAALPLFQHRRQDNAEAIARMALANFVEMRDKVASPVFRTRKQVEHALERALPGRYVSQYELVSFSTTPYAQVRRRVRAQYAVVGAVAAGAVALLAGGVRAALGRRR encoded by the coding sequence GTGAGCGAGCGCGACGAGATCGCCGTGGTCGGCGCCGGGCTGGCCGGCTGCCTGCTGGCCTGCTACCTGGCCCGGCGCGGCTACCCGGTGGCCCTCTACGAGCGGCGGCCCGACCCGCGTACCGGCACCGCCGAGCGGGGCCGGTCGATCAACCTGGCGCTGTCCGAGCGTGGCCTGGACGCGCTGCGCCGCATCGGCCTGGAGGACGAGGTCATGGCGGACGCGCTGCCGATGCGCGGCCGCATGATCCACCCGGTCGAGGGCGAGCCGGAGTTCCAGTCCTACAGCGGCTCCGGGGACCGGGCGATCAACTCGATCAGCCGGGGCGCGCTGAACAACGCGCTGCTCGACGCCGCCGCCGCGCTGCCGAATGTGCGCGTCGCGTTCGACCACCGGCTGGTCGGGCTCGACCCGCTCGGCGGCGAGATGACGTTCGAGACCCCGCAGGGCAAGGTCACCGCCACCGCCTCGGTCGTCCTCGGCGCCGACGGCGCCGGCTCCGCGGTGCGTGGGCAACTGCTCGCGTACGGCGGCCTGACCGAGAGCCTGGACTTCCTCGACTACGGCTACAAGGAGCTGACCATCCCGCCGCTGGGCGGGGAGTTCGCGCTCGACCCGGGCGCGCTGCACATCTGGCCGCGCGGCACCTCGATGATGATCGCGCTGCCGAACCCGGACCGCTCCTTCACCTGCACGCTGTTCTGGCCCACCCACGGCACCCGCAGCTTCGCCTCGCTGAGCAGCCCGGCGGCGATCGAGCAGTTCTTCGCCACCCACTACCCGGACCTGGTCCCGCTCGCGCCGAACCTGGTCGACGACTACCAGCACAACCCGGTCGGTGTGCTCGGCACCGTGCGCTGCACGCCGTGGCAGGTGGCAGGCAGGGTCGGCCTGATCGGCGACGCCGCGCACGCCATCGTCCCGTTCTACGGCCAGGGCGCGAACTGCGCGTTCGAGGACGTGGTCGAGCTGGACCGCTGCCTCGACGAGTGCGACGACGAGTGGGCCGCCGCGCTGCCGCTGTTCCAGCACCGCCGCCAGGACAACGCCGAGGCGATCGCCCGGATGGCGCTGGCGAACTTCGTGGAGATGCGGGACAAGGTCGCCTCGCCGGTGTTCCGCACCCGCAAGCAGGTCGAGCACGCGCTGGAGCGCGCGCTGCCCGGCCGCTACGTCTCCCAGTACGAGCTGGTCTCGTTCTCCACCACCCCGTACGCGCAGGTGCGCCGCCGGGTGCGCGCGCAGTACGCGGTGGTCGGCGCGGTAGCGGCCGGCGCGGTCGCGCTGCTGGCCGGCGGTGTCCGCGCGGCGCTGGGGAGGCGGCGATGA
- the kynU gene encoding kynureninase translates to MHTPENEALRRDAADPGHRHLFHIPPADGGRYPDTAYLAGNSLGLQPRATRDELLADLDAWSRLGVEGHLESERPWLPYHELLTAPAARLVGALPAETVVMNSLTVNLHLLMVSFYRPAGERTRIVIEDSAFPSDSYAVRSQARFHGLDPDTTVVRLKPRPGSDTLGTEDVLDFLAREGHTVALLMLGGVNYLTGELMDIPAITAAGRAAGAVVGWDLAHAAGNVPLALHDWDVDFAAWCSYKYLNSGPGALGGVFVHERHLGDPSIPRFEGWWSTEAATRFEMTPVSRPPATVEAWQISNPPIFAMGPVRTSLELFDSVGMPALRERSLRLTAWLEQLLDEVTPGRPLTVVTPRDPARRGCQLSVRIGVGSANELTKRLRHEHGVVADAREPDIVRFAPVPLYSSYHDCWRVAEALAATFEKEDS, encoded by the coding sequence ATGCACACCCCCGAGAACGAAGCCCTCCGCCGCGACGCCGCCGACCCCGGCCACCGGCACCTGTTCCACATCCCACCCGCCGACGGCGGGCGCTACCCCGACACGGCGTACCTGGCGGGCAACTCGCTCGGCCTGCAGCCCCGGGCCACCCGGGACGAACTCCTCGCCGACCTGGACGCCTGGAGTCGCCTCGGCGTCGAGGGGCACCTGGAGTCGGAGCGCCCCTGGCTGCCGTACCACGAGCTGCTGACCGCACCGGCCGCCCGCCTGGTCGGCGCGCTGCCCGCGGAGACCGTGGTGATGAACTCCCTCACGGTGAACCTGCACCTGCTGATGGTCAGCTTCTACCGGCCGGCCGGCGAGCGCACCCGCATCGTCATCGAGGACAGCGCGTTCCCCTCGGACAGCTACGCCGTGCGCAGCCAGGCCCGCTTCCACGGCCTGGACCCGGACACCACTGTGGTACGCCTCAAGCCGCGCCCCGGCTCGGACACGCTCGGCACCGAGGACGTGCTGGACTTCCTGGCCCGCGAGGGCCACACGGTGGCGCTGCTGATGCTCGGCGGCGTGAACTACCTGACCGGCGAGCTGATGGACATCCCGGCCATCACCGCTGCCGGCCGGGCCGCGGGCGCGGTGGTCGGCTGGGACCTGGCGCACGCCGCCGGCAACGTGCCGCTGGCGCTGCACGACTGGGACGTGGACTTCGCCGCCTGGTGCTCGTACAAGTACCTCAACTCCGGCCCTGGCGCGCTGGGCGGCGTCTTCGTCCACGAGCGGCACCTCGGCGACCCGTCGATCCCGCGGTTCGAGGGCTGGTGGAGCACCGAGGCGGCCACCCGGTTCGAGATGACCCCGGTGTCCCGGCCGCCCGCCACAGTGGAGGCGTGGCAGATCTCCAACCCGCCGATCTTCGCGATGGGCCCGGTGCGTACCTCGCTGGAGCTGTTCGACTCCGTCGGCATGCCCGCGCTGCGCGAGCGCAGCCTGCGGCTCACCGCCTGGCTGGAGCAGTTGCTCGACGAGGTGACGCCGGGCCGCCCGCTGACAGTCGTCACCCCGCGCGACCCGGCCCGCCGCGGTTGCCAGCTCTCGGTGCGGATCGGGGTGGGCAGCGCGAACGAGCTGACCAAGCGGCTGCGGCACGAGCACGGCGTGGTCGCCGACGCCCGGGAGCCGGACATCGTCCGGTTCGCGCCGGTGCCGCTGTACTCCTCGTACCACGACTGCTGGCGGGTCGCCGAGGCGCTGGCGGCAACGTTCGAGAAGGAGGACTCGTGA
- a CDS encoding tryptophan 2,3-dioxygenase gives MTVEQTTAVRPVTPQERAARAARNGGEPTLEFADRVPYDAYVRASTLHRLQEPLSDDPGEMSFLMVSQIMELYFGLTCHELRHAKRELREDRIWEALPPLRRAALHLEGLNAAWHGLRWMSPADFNRFRDRLGEGSGFQSAMYRQLEFLLGLRDRALIRPFRRQTEVYDELTAALATPSLWDEVVALLARKGFDVPAELLSRDVNAEHEGHPAIEAAWVRIYGDNGPDNHLRLLGDALTEIAEEFGDWRWNHVKAVQRTMGAKVGSGGSAGLAWLQRSMARVVFPELWSARTAM, from the coding sequence ATGACTGTGGAACAGACGACGGCGGTGCGCCCGGTAACCCCCCAGGAACGGGCGGCTCGGGCGGCGCGCAACGGCGGCGAGCCGACGCTGGAGTTCGCCGACCGCGTGCCGTACGACGCGTACGTACGGGCCAGCACGCTGCACCGGCTCCAGGAGCCGCTCAGCGACGACCCGGGCGAGATGTCCTTCCTGATGGTCAGCCAGATCATGGAGCTGTACTTCGGCCTGACCTGCCACGAGCTGCGGCACGCCAAGCGCGAGCTGCGCGAGGACCGGATCTGGGAGGCCCTGCCTCCGCTGCGCCGCGCCGCCCTGCACCTGGAGGGCCTCAACGCCGCCTGGCACGGCCTGCGCTGGATGAGCCCGGCCGACTTCAACCGCTTCCGCGACCGGCTCGGCGAGGGCTCCGGCTTCCAGTCCGCCATGTACCGGCAGTTGGAGTTCCTGCTCGGCCTGCGCGACCGGGCGCTGATCCGCCCGTTCCGCCGGCAGACCGAGGTGTACGACGAGCTGACCGCCGCGCTCGCCACGCCGAGCCTCTGGGACGAGGTGGTGGCGCTGCTGGCCCGCAAGGGCTTCGACGTGCCGGCCGAACTGCTGTCGCGGGACGTGAACGCCGAGCACGAGGGACACCCGGCGATCGAGGCGGCCTGGGTCCGGATCTACGGCGACAACGGCCCGGACAACCACCTGCGCCTGCTCGGCGACGCGCTGACCGAGATCGCGGAGGAGTTCGGCGACTGGCGCTGGAACCACGTCAAAGCCGTCCAGCGCACGATGGGCGCCAAGGTCGGCAGCGGTGGTTCCGCCGGACTGGCATGGTTGCAGCGCAGCATGGCCCGGGTGGTCTTCCCGGAGCTGTGGTCGGCCCGCACCGCGATGTGA
- a CDS encoding Lrp/AsnC family transcriptional regulator has protein sequence MDDMDWALLRELQADARLSYSELSRRVHLSPPAVAERVRRLEEAGVITGYHAHVDLTRAGRTVLALIRMSCYGARCILNDPDVAGWPEIMEIHRITGDACSMLKVAATNMGEFEEVIDRLAPYGQPSSTMVLSTPLAWHPVVKAPR, from the coding sequence GTGGACGACATGGACTGGGCGCTGCTGCGCGAGCTCCAGGCCGACGCCCGGCTCTCGTACAGCGAGTTGTCCCGCCGGGTCCACCTGTCGCCGCCCGCTGTGGCCGAGCGGGTACGGCGGCTGGAGGAAGCCGGTGTGATCACCGGCTACCACGCCCACGTCGACCTCACCCGGGCCGGGCGCACAGTGCTCGCGCTGATCCGGATGTCCTGCTACGGCGCGCGCTGCATCCTCAACGACCCCGACGTCGCGGGCTGGCCGGAGATCATGGAGATCCACCGGATCACCGGGGACGCGTGCAGCATGCTCAAGGTCGCCGCCACGAACATGGGCGAGTTCGAGGAGGTCATCGACCGTCTCGCGCCGTACGGGCAGCCGTCCAGCACGATGGTGCTGTCCACCCCGCTGGCCTGGCACCCCGTGGTCAAGGCGCCCCGTTAG
- a CDS encoding class F sortase, which translates to MARSSRRRDRTGPAADRTRRAAARPGRRSPERAGRLRAALRLTSRAARRFAHVAGHAFSASVATADPQSRPVEARAGRTTTRRYAPSRSPGVPVLVVASVMALIVAMLGVERVTGVSVLPDRIVAGLRPPPKKFPVLPASPPTDLSIGKLNLRAPVHRVGIAPDGSIAVPDVERAGEVGWYDQGPTPGQYGPAVLVGHVDTTTGPAVFHGLKELDDGDRIEVTREDRSVAVFEVTSIERYGKEKLPVEDVYGDFSRPNLRLITCGGRWVGGETGYADNLVVYAALVKAR; encoded by the coding sequence ATGGCCCGCTCATCGCGCCGCCGGGACCGTACCGGCCCGGCGGCGGACCGCACCCGCCGCGCCGCCGCCCGTCCCGGCCGCCGGTCGCCGGAGCGCGCCGGCCGGCTCCGGGCCGCGCTGCGGCTGACGTCCCGGGCCGCGCGCCGGTTCGCCCACGTCGCCGGGCACGCGTTCTCGGCCAGCGTCGCCACCGCCGACCCGCAGTCCCGGCCGGTCGAGGCCCGCGCCGGACGGACCACCACCCGCCGGTACGCCCCGAGCCGCAGCCCCGGCGTCCCGGTGCTCGTGGTGGCGAGCGTGATGGCGCTGATCGTGGCCATGCTCGGCGTGGAACGGGTGACCGGGGTCAGCGTGCTGCCGGACCGGATCGTCGCCGGCCTGCGCCCGCCGCCGAAGAAGTTCCCGGTGCTGCCGGCCAGCCCGCCGACGGACCTGAGCATCGGCAAGCTGAACCTGCGCGCGCCGGTGCACCGGGTCGGCATCGCGCCGGACGGCAGCATCGCGGTGCCGGACGTGGAGCGCGCAGGCGAGGTCGGCTGGTACGACCAGGGCCCCACCCCCGGCCAGTACGGACCGGCCGTGCTCGTCGGGCACGTCGACACCACCACCGGTCCGGCCGTCTTCCACGGGCTGAAGGAGCTGGACGACGGCGACCGGATCGAGGTGACCCGCGAGGACCGGTCGGTGGCGGTGTTCGAGGTGACCTCGATCGAGCGGTACGGCAAGGAGAAGCTGCCGGTGGAGGACGTCTACGGCGACTTCAGCCGGCCCAACCTGCGGCTGATCACGTGCGGCGGGCGCTGGGTGGGCGGCGAGACCGGGTACGCGGACAACCTGGTCGTCTACGCCGCGCTGGTCAAGGCGCGCTGA
- a CDS encoding HNH endonuclease, protein MPDIRPTAGSGALVLNATYEPLCVVSVRRAAILVLSAKAVCVADGEGILHSARNALPVPSVVRLTRYVRVPYRTHVGLSRRAVFARDGWRCAYCRGPAETIDHVFPRSRGGRHAWENVVAACARCNHTKGDKTPAELGWRLHHLPAAPKGAAWRVLGHRAPDPRWADWLDLREPEPEAA, encoded by the coding sequence ATGCCTGACATACGACCCACGGCGGGCTCCGGTGCACTCGTTCTCAACGCCACCTACGAGCCCCTGTGCGTCGTGTCGGTGCGTCGTGCCGCGATCCTCGTCCTCTCCGCCAAGGCGGTCTGCGTCGCCGACGGCGAGGGCATCCTGCACAGCGCGCGCAACGCGTTACCGGTGCCCTCGGTGGTGCGCCTGACCCGCTACGTCCGGGTGCCGTACCGCACCCACGTCGGGTTGTCCCGGCGGGCCGTGTTCGCCCGCGACGGATGGCGGTGCGCCTACTGCCGGGGGCCGGCCGAGACCATCGACCACGTCTTCCCGCGCAGCCGGGGCGGCCGGCACGCCTGGGAGAACGTGGTCGCCGCGTGCGCGCGGTGCAACCACACCAAAGGCGACAAGACGCCCGCCGAGCTGGGCTGGCGGCTGCACCACCTGCCGGCCGCGCCCAAAGGAGCCGCGTGGCGGGTGCTCGGGCACCGCGCCCCCGACCCGCGCTGGGCGGACTGGCTCGACCTGCGCGAACCCGAGCCCGAGGCGGCCTGA
- a CDS encoding mechanosensitive ion channel family protein — MNVSDLISAVLAAVSDRKPDCQGSSSCEWVYRVTNSAWFAESSYWILFKPLRVALILLLAVAARWALHRTINRLVRTTTDGAVPTMLRPLRERIPSASLDPDQFVPERRRQRAEAIGSVLRSMVTAFVFGIALLMVLKEFSFDLAPLLASAGIAGVALGFGAQSLVKDLIAGLFMLIEDQYGVGDTVDLGEATGVVEAVGLRVTTVRDGRGVLWYIRNGEIVRVGNKSQGWALVVVDLPIGFAGTEEATAVLRTAAASVALDPELAPSIVEEPEVLGVEQMTVDGAVIRTVVKTTADGQFAVGRELRRRLAEALENSGIVAQIAAARLFPGLPVQPPAPPAAEGTGTGGPT, encoded by the coding sequence GTGAACGTCTCCGACCTGATCTCCGCCGTGCTGGCCGCCGTCTCCGACCGGAAGCCGGACTGCCAGGGCAGCAGCTCATGCGAGTGGGTGTACCGAGTGACGAACTCCGCCTGGTTCGCCGAGAGCAGCTACTGGATCCTGTTCAAGCCGCTGCGGGTGGCGCTGATCCTGCTGCTCGCGGTGGCCGCCCGGTGGGCGCTGCACCGGACCATCAACCGGCTGGTGCGGACCACCACCGACGGCGCGGTGCCGACCATGCTCCGCCCGCTGCGCGAGCGGATCCCCAGCGCCTCGCTCGACCCGGACCAGTTCGTGCCGGAGCGGCGGCGGCAGCGGGCCGAGGCGATCGGGTCGGTGCTGCGCAGCATGGTCACCGCGTTCGTCTTCGGCATCGCGCTGCTGATGGTGCTCAAGGAGTTCAGCTTCGACCTGGCCCCGCTGCTGGCGAGCGCGGGCATCGCCGGCGTGGCGCTCGGCTTCGGCGCGCAGAGCCTGGTCAAGGACCTGATCGCCGGCCTGTTCATGCTGATCGAGGACCAGTACGGCGTCGGCGACACGGTCGACCTGGGCGAGGCCACAGGCGTGGTCGAGGCGGTGGGGCTGCGGGTCACCACGGTCCGGGACGGCCGCGGCGTGCTCTGGTACATCCGCAACGGCGAGATCGTCCGCGTCGGCAACAAGAGCCAGGGCTGGGCGCTCGTCGTGGTCGACCTGCCGATCGGGTTCGCCGGCACCGAGGAGGCCACCGCCGTGCTGCGTACCGCGGCGGCGTCGGTGGCGCTGGACCCGGAGCTGGCGCCGAGCATCGTGGAGGAGCCGGAGGTCCTCGGCGTCGAGCAGATGACAGTCGACGGCGCGGTGATCCGTACCGTCGTCAAGACCACCGCGGACGGGCAGTTCGCGGTCGGCCGCGAGCTGCGCCGCCGCCTCGCGGAGGCGCTGGAGAAC